In a single window of the Amycolatopsis sp. cg5 genome:
- a CDS encoding MarR family winged helix-turn-helix transcriptional regulator, which translates to MSDVAEQVLVQEWQGLLARHAAVFGALECTLQEKHGIGVSEFEALECLATAAQKCRGADLTGAVHLSQSATSRLVARLEREGLVERAMCEMDRRGIFVDLTEAGHKLYAEAKPTQRAILKEMLA; encoded by the coding sequence GTGAGCGATGTAGCTGAGCAGGTTCTGGTGCAGGAATGGCAAGGCTTGCTTGCCCGCCACGCGGCCGTCTTCGGCGCGCTCGAGTGCACGCTCCAGGAGAAGCACGGCATCGGCGTCAGCGAGTTCGAGGCGCTCGAATGCCTGGCCACGGCCGCCCAGAAGTGCCGCGGCGCGGATCTGACCGGAGCTGTGCACCTGAGCCAGAGTGCGACCTCGCGCCTGGTCGCCCGGCTCGAGCGCGAAGGGCTCGTCGAGCGTGCCATGTGTGAGATGGACCGGCGGGGGATCTTCGTCGATCTGACCGAGGCCGGGCACAAGCTCTACGCCGAGGCCAAGCCGACCCAGCGCGCCATCCTGAAGGAAATGCTCGCCTAG
- a CDS encoding DinB family protein, translated as MTLPSYSPTWSEDDRVDLPLDGDEREILTAYLDWHRRTFELKCAGIPAERLSDKNIPPSGLSLHGLVRHLAGTERWWFRQQFAGEDVPMLHYSDDNPNEDFDALDGDVEAAFTLWREECARSREIVASSTLDATGTHFRTGKPVSLRRIVVHMIAEYARHNGHADLLREQIDGATGH; from the coding sequence ATGACTTTGCCGAGCTACTCACCGACCTGGTCCGAGGACGACCGCGTGGATCTCCCGCTCGACGGCGACGAGCGGGAGATCCTCACGGCCTACCTCGACTGGCACCGCCGGACCTTCGAACTCAAGTGCGCCGGGATCCCGGCGGAAAGGTTGTCCGACAAGAACATCCCACCATCCGGGCTCAGCCTGCACGGCCTGGTCCGCCACCTCGCAGGCACCGAGCGCTGGTGGTTCCGCCAGCAGTTCGCCGGCGAGGACGTGCCGATGCTGCACTACTCCGACGACAACCCGAATGAGGACTTCGACGCGCTCGACGGCGACGTCGAGGCCGCTTTCACCCTGTGGCGCGAGGAATGCGCGCGCTCGCGGGAGATCGTCGCGTCGTCCACTTTGGACGCCACGGGCACGCATTTCCGGACGGGGAAGCCGGTTTCGCTGCGACGGATCGTGGTGCACATGATCGCCGAGTACGCGCGCCACAATGGACACGCCGACCTGCTGCGGGAACAGATCGACGGCGCGACCGGCCACTGA